The window GGGCGACCAAATGGGGCGGGCGAGAAGATTAGGCGGGCGAGTAGATCGTGGCGTTTTTTTGGCCATGCGCGCGGTATACGTATGCCCGGCACAATTGTACAATACGAGGTGGGCATACGTTTCTTCCGTATGACCATTCTGCCCTTTTATGTTTTGTTGGGGGGTGTCTACCGAAGCAAGCCCCTTACAAGTTGTATTCTAACACCGGTGTCGGCTCTCGAGATGTTCACCGTCCGCCAGAAGTTGACGCCGAGGTAGAGATCGAAGATGGGGAGCTTGGCGAGCCCATCGTAGTTGCTGTACATGAACAAGGCCCGTAGCAGGTACTTGGACCCCGGTACGAGGGACGGCAGGGTGTAGCAGCCGCGGGCGTGTCTGGGAAGCCGCGCACGGTGTGGTAGCTCCTGGCGAGCACGGGCTGCGGCTTCATGTACTCGGCCGAGATGTTGTAGTTGTAGCTGGCGTCCGACATGGTAGGTATCTTGGTGATGGGAGCCGTGTAGCTGCTCTGCTCCTGTAGGCCGCAGCCTATGGTGATGAAACCTGCATTGCATAATGCGAGCACGAATTTGAACGTGACAAAAACAACCAACACACAATACGTACGTCTCTACTCTCATCATATTTCTTCCAGAAACAAATTAGGTAAGTATCCTTTATGTTAACAGTTATGAAGCTCACCTTCGAGACTAGGCACTCGTTGGCCGCGAGCTTGAAGCGCGCCGACGGCAGCAGCGGTGAGGCTGAGCAGGAGTGTCAGCGACGATTGGGCGGCCATTGATGGCTGGCTCGTTCTACTACGTGCGCACATGCTAGCTGGACAAGATGTCTCGTGGCcttagactagccacaatggataGTAACATAGTGGGGAATAACATATGTGTgataacatgcaacacttcatttattatgctatagactcatcttgcattgatatgtgtgatgttactcatactagtagtaacCGGGGGCGGAGCTAGAAAATTTAGCCATTGGGTTCACTCATTGACTTATGAGAATTTGATACAAAAATTGATTAATGTAAAGTCTAATTTTACGCCGTCCTACGGCACCAAAAATAACATAAAAAATAGAAATATCATATCACTTATCCCACATTTTTTACATTAAAAACTGAAGAGGCAAGGCACATACTGGTTGGATGAAATTAGAAAATCCCTTGTTTAGATATTATAAAGGAAGTAGTAGCAAAATAAATTCATAGCACAGGTGTAGCTTCTCATTTTCTTGAATACATTGGGAAAAAAAGAAGTTAGTTTGATAAGTTTAAAATAAGTACCATTAAGCCAAAAAAGATTGGCGGTCATACAgagtgcccccccccccccccccccctttaatTGCTCATCATATTGAGAAGATTAAATATTACATCATTACTAATGGATAAAAACATATCTTTCTTCATATAGCAAATCAGACAATCACTCATGAACTTATCAACCTTTTAATTGCGTAACTTTTTCTGAACAACATTAAGTCTCCATTGATTATCTTCAAATTTCTCTCCATGTATAACAAAAAAATTAGCCAGTGGCTTGTAAGGTCCCTTCGCAAAATATATGTGCATAATCCCATCTTGCTTCTTAGGATTTCTCGTGTACATGGAAATTCTCTTCCGATCAACCAAATCATAAGGCAACTGATATAAATCAATTTCTCTAATGCTTTGGGAGACTACTTACAATGACATTTGACACACTTTTGTCTGCATCTAGTGAGAGACCTCGGCGTGCCTCTGCATCATTATCTGGATGTGGTGATCGATTTCTCTTTGAACAATATTGTTCCATGTCTAGATCAACCAAATCCATGATATAGCAATAAGAAAACTAGGGCAAATTAATTGACATGCCAGACTATTATGCTAGAGAGAACACACGAGAGGGGAAGATGTGATGATGTGCTCTCACGGGAGTACCTTAAATTTGGAATTCAATCGATGGCTTGCCGCCGTTGTCTACTTGCTCCCAGGGTCCGACTATGGAGGCATGGGCGAACATCGGAGACGAGAGGTGAGAAGATGGATGTGAGTTCGGGAACCAAACAAGTAAAAAGGCGTGGCGGCGGCTGCGTGCGAGTCGTACGGCAGCATTGAGAGACCTGCGTACTAGGGCATCGAGGCAATTTGCTTATGGGCCTTTCGGCCTTTTTAGCCTATCCACGTTGGATTATTTATTTGATGGGGTCAGACTAATTTTTTTACTGGGTTCAGGCCTAATAAGACCTATCTATACGTACGTGACCAACAGCTTTTCGTTGGGTTCAACTGCACCCAATGCCACAACGGTGGCTCCGCCCCtggtagtaactagctatgttatcgcatgcctctctttcttcatttattacttgccacatcatctattttatttAGATATGGGTGATGTTACTATCTATATTACTtccactgtgggtagtcttacATAAGTACTCTGTATTTGTAGCTAGCGTTAACGTAGGTTCACACACTTGCCAGTAGTATGGTAGAGACATCACACTTGGCCACCGAGCCTGCAAAAGTATCTTGTAGTTGGGCGACATTTAAGAGTGCAGTTGACTTGACTGAGAGTGAGTTTGTCAACTATCTTGCTGCTTGCAAGCTATCAATAGTGCGGActtagggccagttcttttggcagcttaaaaaataagccgtcTCCTCCTCAGTTTTACCCGTAAGCCGTCTCTCTTATGCATTGGGACTTCTAAGCTAGTTATGGGGTAACTAATTTAGAAGTCTCAACAAATTCAGGGGCGGCTTATTTTTTAAGCTGGGGAAAGGCagcttattttttaagccgcaCAAAAGAACTGGCACTTAGTCGTTTGTGCACGTATATTCTAGAAAAAATGAGTAAATGGCGCAGTTGATATTTGATAAACAGCATGTAGTTGAGGCATGCGATGTACTCCCTtggttcctaaatataagtctttttagagaacTACATATAGAGcgaaatgagtgaatctatactctaaaatatgtttatatacattcgtatgtagttcatattgaaatctctaaaaggacttatatttaggaacggagggagtagtgtaCACACACATGCAGCTGAGACGGCGCACATGAGAAACACATGCATTTTGCAGTTGAGACGATGCCTAGCTAAGGGCTTCCCCAACAGCTATACGATGTGGTTGAGACATGCGATGAAGTTGAGAAAGACATGCCGCTGAGTGCTGAGACCTGAGACCATGCCCAAGAGGCGCAAGCAGGCGAGATATCCGTTTACTCATTCACTTAGGAGGTAAGTGTTTTCTTTGGAGTCGCACCCATGTCAATTGTCTGGGCGGTTGAATGCTACATGTAATTTGCTCTTTCCTGGTTTTTGCAAGGTGGTATGCTTATGCTTGGTGTCGAAAGTTGAGTTTGTTCCTAAAAATTAGATGGTGAAGATATATAAATTTGGATTGTCCGTGGACAAGAAGAAGCGCTGGCGAAGAACGAGAAAAAGAAGAATTATCGTAATTCGCCATATAGAGCTAGCTCTTATCCCGTGGTTGTCAAAGTAAGAAAGAAGATAGGAGGGATAAAGTTAATAGTTTATATGTACAAGAGAAAAACAGCAATATACGGTCTGTAGCAATATCAAGGTCACACATAATATGTAATTAGGTTTAGCAATTCAGATTGCAAATAGCCAAACATCAAGAAATGGGAAATACAATGAATTACTCAAACATCACTTGACACAGAGATCCCCACAAGGAATCATTGGCCATAGAGATTCCTCACAAAAAGTCTGACGCAAATTACCTGTTGCAATTGGCACAAGACCAACAATTCTAGCTTATCGAGCAGCAGGACCATTGTCCATTGTTGGCACCCTCCCAAAATTATGCTCCATCTCAAATCGGGTGCTGCTCTGGCTCACATTTGTGAACTGGTCAGTAGGGTAAGCATCATATCTCAAGTTCTGGTCATTGCTACAAATGCCAGTGTAGAAGCTGCTGTTGGCTTCGCCACCGGCGTGGTCCTCCTCTAGTTTGAGGCACTCCTGTAGCTGCAACACAACATCAGTCATGTTCGGACGCCGTGATGAAGCCTGTGCAGTGCACTTGAGCGCAATGTCAGCGGCTTTCCACATACTATTGACGTCGTGGTCTCCGTGCATGCGCACATCTACCACGCCTTCGATGTTGCCCTTTGCTAGCCGTTGTTGCACCCACTCGATGATGCCGATGCCCTGCGGATTGTGCAGGGTTGGTGGCTTCCCCGTGACAAGCACCAGCAGCACGACGCCGAAGCTGTACACATCATTCTTCGTCGTTGGCCGTCCTGTTGTCTGGTACCTGTGCAAATGTTTCCGTTCCACCAAATACTCAGACCATGGTATATTATAGGAAGATTTTGGAGAAGGGAAGAAGGAATTAACATACTCTGGATCCATGTATCCTCGTGTACCGACAATAACATTCGTAGATATCTGAGTTTCATTGTCGTGGTTGAAAGCCTTGGACAATCCGAAATCAGCTATCTTGGCCTCGAACCTTGTGTTCAATAGGATGTTTGTGGCCTTCACATCCCTATGAATCAAGGGTGGGTTGCACCCCTTGTGCAGGTATTCCAGCCCTGCATACACACAAGTCAAGATTACAAAAACAAACATTTAGGATAAGTAGTTGCCAACTATGCATTTAAGCGCTTACCTTGTGCAGATTCAACTGCAATTTTGATTCTTTGCCGCCAGCTTAAACAAACTGCATTATGGTCCCCTCCTGTATACAAATCGTCATTGTGGATTTAATACTAAAATGTCGTTCGAACGATTCTATACATGAATAGTAGTTAAATTATATCAGTTCATAGTGCTCAAGTTATGTAGGTCACAACAATTTATTTAGATGAATATCAATTACATTATATCAACACGAAGTGCTCAAATTATGGCCCACCAATCACCTTACAGTGTGCTCTTGTAAAGTTAAAAAAACATGCGTACCTACAATGTGCTCTTGCAAAGTTCCCCTCGACATGAACTCGTAGACAAGTACCATGTGCTCACCATCCTTGCAGAAACCAATCAAGGGGACAAGATTCTTGTGATGAATCCGTGTTAAAATCTGAACCTAAACAAGCAATGATCGGTGATCAGGGCATGACTTCACAAATATCATTTCACCGTACGAATTTATATTGGTAACCTTATTTAAATACAAAAATTAGAGGAAACTATTTTAAGCCTACCTTGAAATTCTACATGTACATCGGGAGTTTGGATTAAAAGGGACTTTGAAACAAAATTGATTAAAAGGACAAGGAGAACTGCAAGTGCATTTACATAAATTGTACCTCGGCTAGGAATTCCTTGTCACCTTGATTGGAAGACTGAGATCGTATCTTTACAGCCACTTGAGTGCCATCCTCCAAGAAGCCGTCATAGACATAACCGAACCCCCCCTTACCCAATACATGTCGAAGGTTGTTCGTTATCCTCTCAATCTCTATGTATGTAAATTGACGAGTCTCAAGTCCAAGTGAAGTATCCCCATTATTTGTTGTTTCATTTTGTGGTTTAACGCAGTTTTTCATTGATCCTTTCGGTACAAGACGAGTATAATGATTTAAATTAGTAGTGTCCAATGTAGAAACATACTGGATAATTGATGTTCTCATGCAAAAGCCTCACCTCGTTTTTTCCGTCTCAGCAAGGAAAAGAGTGTTAGCACCACTACTACTATCACCATGGTGACAACTATAGGGACAACAAATTTGATGGCTCGCTTCCTCTTTATCTTAGCAGGCTGACATGAATTATTGTTGGTGCAAAGGTTCGAGTTGTTGCCATATCTGCCAAAAAGATTAACAAACTGTAATCAAATTCATGAAAGCATCATGTAAGATGGAATCGAGAGAATTTATGGGTAAACTGACGACCTCAGATTTAGGGAGCCATCTtgaattcttttgagaaatccaGAGGGAATTGATCCACTGAGTTGATTGCCCGACAAATCTCTGAAGAAGAAAAATACTATTTGCATGAGTCGGAGCTATTTAAGGAAAAATCACAATTGGATAGTAGGTGCAGCCTTACAAAAATTTCAGCAAGGGTAACTGCGAAAGGGCATCTGGAATTGTGCCCGTCAAGTTGTTGTTTGACAGATCCCTACAAAGTGCAAAATATGGACTAGTTTTATTGTTGTTTATGCACCATATTTTGTCTCTTTAAACTACCAAATAAAGACCAAAACAGATCCAGAACTTTGAACATACAAGTATTGGAGAGCCTTGAGATTCGCGAAAGAAGATGATATATAACCATTCAGACCACTGAAAGACAGGTTTCTACACAGAGCAAATACATATTGTATTAGCTTAACTGGATGTAACCTTATGTATATGATAATTCCTGATTTTGTCATACGAATATAGGTGATAAGTCGCTATAATTTATAGATTTGAAAAACTCACATGCTTATGATCCTTGGAGTTTTGGCAATTGTGTAACTGCACATCATCCTTTCCCATGCTATAGTCTTGGGAATGCATGGGTCACCCATCCAGTTCTTCTGCACATGATACTTGTCCTTGATCGCCACGGTGGCCGACACTGAAGTAATTAATCGAGTAAATTCAAGTTTTTACCTCTACTTTGGTATTTGTGACACTAATTACCACATTTAATAGTTTTTCATCCATATTACCCCATTTAGTGAAAGTTTCTCTAGCAGTTCTTTTGCCGAAAAAGTGTCCTGGAGCTATGTCTAGTACTCCTGGAGCTatgtatagtactccctccgtcccgtaTTAGTTGTcgctgaaatggatgtatctagacgtatttcagcgttagatacatccgtttgagcGATAACTAATATGGTACGGAAGGAGTATGATGCAATACCTGGAAATAAATCTGATAAAGGGGAATGAGTTGGAATCAATTATCACGTAGTTGTGTGACATGAAGGAGGTGCCTAAGTATGCCTCGCGATCATGAAAACAAAACCATGTCCAGCTAAGCCACTGAATAACACTAGAAGGAAAATTTGCGATGTGGCATGCCACGTGTACCTCACGACAGAGACCTGCATGATGGTCGCTAAATGGGGTAAAAACCAACAAGACCTTTTGCTAAATGGGGGTAAAACCCGGCAAACGTCTTGCTAAATGAGGTAATCCGGACAAAAAAACTGTTAAATGGAGTAATTTGTGTAAAAAATGTAAAAGGGGTAAAAATTGGAACTAATCGCACCCATTTTTTTCAGTAGCGCGCATGATGTGCATAATTAGTTTCTTAAAGATCAGCTAAGCTCGTGTACATGTGTCAATGTGGTTCCATAATCTATGTATATGTACGTACCATCCTGGGAGTCCGTGCCGAGGATGGAGGTGGGCATGACGGAGAACAACTCGATGGCGTTGATGATCGGTGGCAGCGTCGAGTTAGTGGTGGCGTGCAAAGAGATATTGAATTTGTCGTATCGGTAGGGCTTTACATTGGAGATGACAGCGGTGCCGTGGTAGTACAGCTTAGCAGCGGTCATGTTCAACGCCATGCCGTTGATGCTGACGTAGAACTGGCGCACGGCGCTGCTGGGGAGGATCTGCAGCTCCGAGAAGTGCATGACGATGAAGTACCCCGGCGATGGGTTGCGAGGCTGAGGCACGGGGTCCCAGGAGATCTCGAGGTTCTTGGAGGCGTTCAGCGGCGTGACCGCGGTCTGCATCACCGCCGACGGCACCTCGTAGTCGTCGTCGTCGCTCTGCACCTGCCTCGTCGTTGATATCTCTGTCCACTCTTTCGGGTCGGCCCAAGGGATCCATACTCGGTCGTACGGGTCTACGGGGTACCTGCTAATCAATCGCGTTTGTGACTGTCCAGTTCTCCAATTGGTGTACTTTGGAGCGGTAAACTGGGAAAAGAGACTGAGAAAATTAAACAACTCGAGATGTTTTGCAGGTTTGCTAACCTGATGATGTTGGTCTGGTCCGCCGGGCCAAGGTTCATCCTGTGTTCTACGAGGAGACCCTGCGTCAAGTTCGCCTGCGGGTAGAACTTCATCTTCAGCGGCCTCAGCTCCAGCGCGGAGACGAACGGCGTGCCGGCGCGAGTGTTCACCAGGCATACCTGCACGAAGTCGTCCGGCACGACCACGATTGCCTCCACCGTCACCTCCAAGCCCGGCGTCGAGACGTTGACGGTCTGCCAGTAGTTGACGCCGAGATGGAGGTCGAAGATAGGCGGCCTGCCGAGGCCGTCGTAGTCGCCATACAAGAATGCCGCGCGGACGAGGTACTTGTGACCCGACACCAAGGATCGGAGGGTGTAGCAGTTGCGTGCTCCGTCGGGGAAGCTGCGCACATTGTGGTAGCGCCGCAAGAGCTGCGGCCGGATGTACTTGGCCGAGATGTTGTGGTTGGCGCCGGCAGAGTCATCGGTGAAGCCGGCGTCCGAGACGTATGACAGCTTTGTTCCGGCGTCCACGTAGCTCGCCGTGCCCGGCAGCCCGCAGTCTATGCTTATGAATCCTGCAATGTCGCAAGGCACGTACGTACGTAAGCACATGAATTAATGGCGCGCCCGCGGCCATTGTAGTGCATGCCGAGATTAAGGGGGCGCGATCTTCCATGAGGTTTTGAGAGCATACCTTTGCTCTCAAGCTGGGCGCGAGCTTGGGGTACGCCGCCGGTGGCTACGGCGGCGAGGCAGAGGAGCAGCAGCCATGGATTTGCCGCCGTCGGTTGCTCCATTGCACATGCTAGAGCAGTTAGTAGTGGAGCGTAAGGTGCATTTGACTTTACGCGTTCAATGTCAGACTTAAACTATACCTAGGATTCTAGATTGAGGGGTAGCAAAGCCAACTCTGCCCACTAGCGAACGAGCTTAATGATGAGCTGATCACGTCAACACCACCATGATTAACCGCGTCAGCTGCACATCTCTATGCCCAGCATGATTCCGTACGTCTGGGTGGGTCCTGCTCTAACCTTGGCTGGAAATCTCCTGTCACCTATTGTAATCCACAAACAAAATGCTAGACCTACAGATTTCTTACGGACTAGTGGATTTTTTTTAGCGAGACTGGcatgtgggtcccgcatgtcataatGCTCAACTTAATGGTCAATCTAACAGAGTTGACTATTGTGCCACGTCAGTCCTGACAGGTGGGCCAGTCCTGTCATAATCGCGACCAAATTTGGCTGAACCAGTAACTAG is drawn from Aegilops tauschii subsp. strangulata cultivar AL8/78 chromosome 1, Aet v6.0, whole genome shotgun sequence and contains these coding sequences:
- the LOC109775972 gene encoding probable LRR receptor-like serine/threonine-protein kinase At1g05700 isoform X1, with the protein product MEQPTAANPWLLLLCLAAVATGGVPQARAQLESKGFISIDCGLPGTASYVDAGTKLSYVSDAGFTDDSAGANHNISAKYIRPQLLRRYHNVRSFPDGARNCYTLRSLVSGHKYLVRAAFLYGDYDGLGRPPIFDLHLGVNYWQTVNVSTPGLEVTVEAIVVVPDDFVQVCLVNTRAGTPFVSALELRPLKMKFYPQANLTQGLLVEHRMNLGPADQTNIIRYPVDPYDRVWIPWADPKEWTEISTTRQVQSDDDDYEVPSAVMQTAVTPLNASKNLEISWDPVPQPRNPSPGYFIVMHFSELQILPSSAVRQFYVSINGMALNMTAAKLYYHGTAVISNVKPYRYDKFNISLHATTNSTLPPIINAIELFSVMPTSILGTDSQDVSATVAIKDKYHVQKNWMGDPCIPKTIAWERMMCSYTIAKTPRIISINLSFSGLNGYISSSFANLKALQYLDLSNNNLTGTIPDALSQLPLLKFLDLSGNQLSGSIPSGFLKRIQDGSLNLRYGNNSNLCTNNNSCQPAKIKRKRAIKFVVPIVVTMVIVVVVLTLFSLLRRKKRGSMKNCVKPQNETTNNGDTSLGLETRQFTYIEIERITNNLRHVLGKGGFGYVYDGFLEDGTQVAVKIRSQSSNQGDKEFLAEVQILTRIHHKNLVPLIGFCKDGEHMVLVYEFMSRGTLQEHIVGGDHNAVCLSWRQRIKIAVESAQGLEYLHKGCNPPLIHRDVKATNILLNTRFEAKIADFGLSKAFNHDNETQISTNVIVGTRGYMDPEYVNSFFPSPKSSYNIPWSEYLVERKHLHRYQTTGRPTTKNDVYSFGVVLLVLVTGKPPTLHNPQGIGIIEWVQQRLAKGNIEGVVDVRMHGDHDVNSMWKAADIALKCTAQASSRRPNMTDVVLQLQECLKLEEDHAGGEANSSFYTGICSNDQNLRYDAYPTDQFTNVSQSSTRFEMEHNFGRVPTMDNGPAAR
- the LOC109775972 gene encoding probable LRR receptor-like serine/threonine-protein kinase At1g05700 isoform X2 yields the protein MEQPTAANPWLLLLCLAAVATGGVPQARAQLESKGFISIDCGLPGTASYVDAGTKLSYVSDAGFTDDSAGANHNISAKYIRPQLLRRYHNVRSFPDGARNCYTLRSLVSGHKYLVRAAFLYGDYDGLGRPPIFDLHLGVNYWQTVNVSTPGLEVTVEAIVVVPDDFVQVCLVNTRAGTPFVSALELRPLKMKFYPQANLTQGLLVEHRMNLGPADQTNIIRYPVDPYDRVWIPWADPKEWTEISTTRQVQSDDDDYEVPSAVMQTAVTPLNASKNLEISWDPVPQPRNPSPGYFIVMHFSELQILPSSAVRQFYVSINGMALNMTAAKLYYHGTAVISNVKPYRYDKFNISLHATTNSTLPPIINAIELFSVMPTSILGTDSQDVSATVAIKDKYHVQKNWMGDPCIPKTIAWERMMCSYTIAKTPRIISINLSFSGLNGYISSSFANLKALQYLDLSNNNLTGTIPDALSQLPLLKFLDLSGNQLSGSIPSGFLKRIQDGSLNLRYGNNSNLCTNNNSCQPAKIKRKRAIKFVVPIVVTMVIVVVVLTLFSLLRRKKRGSMKNCVKPQNETTNNGDTSLGLETRQFTYIEIERITNNLRHVLGKGGFGYVYDGFLEDGTQVAVKIRSQSSNQGDKEFLAEVQILTRIHHKNLVPLIGFCKDGEHMVLVYEFMSRGTLQEHIVGGDHNAVCLSWRQRIKIAVESAQGLEYLHKGCNPPLIHRDVKATNILLNTRFEAKIADFGLSKAFNHDNETQISTNVIVGTRGYMDPEYQTTGRPTTKNDVYSFGVVLLVLVTGKPPTLHNPQGIGIIEWVQQRLAKGNIEGVVDVRMHGDHDVNSMWKAADIALKCTAQASSRRPNMTDVVLQLQECLKLEEDHAGGEANSSFYTGICSNDQNLRYDAYPTDQFTNVSQSSTRFEMEHNFGRVPTMDNGPAAR